In Azospirillum thiophilum, the DNA window CCGTCGCGATCGCCGCCCAGGTCGCGGGCGACCTCCAGGCCGAGATCGACGGGGCCGACCTCGTAACCGAGACGGGCGACCGCCACCGCACCGCCTTCGATGTCGCCGAGCCCTTTGAGGGCGTCGTTGTCGTCCTGGTCGCGCCCGAAGTCGTAGCGGACCCCGAGCTCCACCTTCAGAGAGTCCGTCATGACCGGGGATGCGTAGATCCCCGGTCCCCCCCTGGTGGTCACCCGGACCCGGTCCCGCCAGGACAGCTCCACGATCGGCACCGGCAGCACCTTGTAATCGTTGGAGCCCTCATAATCGGGCACATACAACGCGCCGCCGCCGAGCATGAACGACCACTCCGCAGGAGGCCGGCCCTGGGCCGCCGCGCTCCCTGCCGCCATCTGGACGGCCACAGTCATGCAGAGGGCGATCGCCGGGAGCAGTCCACGACCGGACACGATACTCGTCATATTGATTATGCCTTGATGCTGGATCGGGTTCGGCGCGGACCTTGCCACCGCTGCCTGAACCGAACCTGAACGCGCCCAAGCCGGCCGTTCAGCTTCGCTTCAGGTTTCCGTGGGAGGTTGTCGCCCGACCAACCGGGAGTGAGGCATGCGCATTCTGCTCGTCGAGGACGACCCGCTGATCGGCGACGCCATCCGCGCCCGCCTGACCCGGGCCGGCATGACCGTCGACTGGCTCGAGAACGGCGCCAGCCTCGACGGGGTCACCGAGATGGACGCCTTCGATCTGATGGTCCTCGACCTCGGCCTGCCCGACCGGGATGGCCTCGAAATCCTGCGGGAGCAGCGGGAGGGCGGCCATGGCCTGCCGATCCTGATCCTGAGCGCGCGCTACGAGCTGGACAGCAGGGTGCGCGGCCTCGATCTCGGCGCGGACGACTATCTGGTCAAACCCTTCGCGATGGAGGAGCTGATGGCCCGTTGCCGCGCGCTCGCCCGGCGCCGCGGCGACCGCCGGTCGGAAGTCCTGCAGTACCGGGACCTGCGGATCGATCCCGCCGCCTTCGCGGTCCAGCGCGGCGGCGAAAACATCGCGCTGACGCCGAAAGCGTTCGCGCTGCTGCGGCTGTTCATCGAGAACCAGGGCCGCGTCCTCACCAGGCATGCGCTGGAGGAGCACCTCTATGGCTGGAGCGGCGAGGCCGAGAGCAACACGCTGGAGGTCTTCGTCTCGCAGATCCGCCGCAAACTCGGCCCCGACCTGATCCAGACGATCCGCGGGGTCGGCTACATGCTCCCGAAAGACTAGCATGCCGTCGATCCGCAAGCGGCTGCAGCGCCGGCTGGCCTGGCTGATCGCCGCGGTCTGGGTGCCGGCATCGGTCCTGATCGTGGCCGCCGTCGCGCTGGAGTACAAGGAATCCTTCCACGCCCGCACCGCCCACACGGCGCAGCTGATGCTGGCCCTGGCCTCGACGCAGCCGGCGGCACCGGCGGTGTTCCCGGTCTTCAAGCAGCAGCACGATCCCGATTTCGACCTCGACGACTATCTGGTGGTGATCAGCCGGAACGGGCAATTGCTCTATGCGTCGGAGACGCTGCCGCCGCAGGAATTGCTGGCCGTGCCGATGGAGGGCAAGGCTCAAATCGGCAACGCGCTCCGGCTCCTCCACGGCTTCGAGGACGAGCGCACCGGCACGCGGGTGGTGATCGGCGTCGATGTCTACGAACCGCTGATGTCGTCGCTCCAGGTGGCCGGGCTGGTCGCCGGCTATGTCCTGTGCGCGACGGTACTGGTCGCCCTCGCCCTGACCTTCGGCATCCGCTCCGGCCTGAAGCCGCTGGGTGCGTTCGCCACCCAGGTCCGCGACCGCAGCGAAGAGAATCTCGCACCGCTGGACGAGGCGGAAGCGCCGAGTGAGCTGCGGGGAGTGGCCCAGGCGCTGAACGGTCTGATGGCGCGGCTGCAGCTGGTGCTGGACCGCGAGCGCGACTTCGTCTCGAACGCGGCCCATGAGCTGCGCACCCCGCTGACCGCGATCCGCGCCCAGGTCGAGGCTCTCGACGGCGAGCTGCCCGAGCACGTCCAGCCGCGGTTCGACAATATTCTGGAAGCGACGAACCGGTCGAGCCGGCTGATCGCGCAACTCCTCGACGTCACCCGCTCACAATCGCTCGATCTCACGGGCGATCCGGGAAGCCGGATCGATCTGGTCGAGTTCGCACAGTCCGTCGTCGCCGGGCTGGTGCCGGCAGCCAACCGGCGCAAGGTGGAGATCACGCTGGACTCGCCACGCTCCGCCGCCGTCATGACCCGTCCGGATCTGCTGGCGATCGTGCTGCGCAACCTCGTCGAGAATGCGGTGAAATACGCCGCCTCGCCGGGACGTGTGGTCGTCACGGTCATTGGCGGCGAGCCGGGCATGACCGACCTGCTGGTGGAGGACGACGGTCCCGGCCTGTCGGTGGAGGCGTTCGAGCGTGCGTTCGAACGCTTCCAGCGGCTCGGGCGCTCCGGCGGCGACGGGGTCGGTCTCGGCCTCTCGATCGTCGCCGAGCTGTGCCTGCGCATGGGGGTGCCGGTTGACCGGCTGGAGCCCGGCACGCTCGGCGGGCTGCACGTCCGCCTGCGGCTTCCGGCCGCGCCGCCTCCGCCGGATCGACGGACCTCCCATTACGGCTGAGGGCTCCGCCGACCTCGGTCGCATCGAGGAACATGAGGCAGGCGGGGCGACGGGATGCGGTCCGAACAGAGGTCCCTCCATCGGTTCCCGGGCCGATATCCCTAAGCAGGTTTGCCCAGATCGGGCCACAGATGGCCCGGCCTGGGCAAACCTGCGGACTCTATGGTTTTGCAGGATTTCCGAGCCCTCCCATCTGTGGGCGGAGTTCGGAAATCCTGCTTAGGCGACATGGCGGACAAGCGATCCCGGCCGCCGGCTTGGCGACGATGAAAGGAACTCGATCGACATCCGCATCAACTCGGGCAAATTGTGGGCACCGAGCTTGACCTTGAGCTGCGAGCATGTGTTGACCACGGTCTTGTAGCTCACGCCCAGTTCATCGGCGATCTGCCCATAGGATTTCCCGTCGGCAATCAAGGCCATCGTCTGGAGTTCGCGGGGCGTGACGGTCCCGATCATGTTCTCGCGGCTGCGCATGCCCAGCGTGGCGACCTGCATGGCGAGCTGATGGCTGAGGTAAGGCTGGCCGCGGCGCACGGCCTGGAACGCGGCGAGGAAATCCTCGGGAGCGGTGTCCTTCAGCAGATAGCCGTTGGCCCCCGCCTCCAACGCGCGGCTGACGATGACGGCGTCACCATGCATGCTGAACACGAGGATCGAGGTCCGGCTGTCGTGAACCCGGATGCGGCGGATCAGCGCGAAACCGCCGAGACCGTTTCCGTGCAGCGCCAGATCGATGACGACCATGTCGGGGCGGCACCGGCGGTAGGCACGGTAGCCGGCGACTGCATCACCAGCCTCATGGATATCCTGGACATGAGCGTCCTGCAGGACGCATCGACAGCCCTGCAGCACCATCGGGTGATCATCGATGAGCAAGACCCGCGTCATAAGCCCGCTCCCCGGCTGCTTGCCGATGTGGTTGGCACGCACTCGTCCTCATCCAGCGGAACGGCGACGGCAAGACGGGTTCCACCGCCCGGAGAACCGGAGATCGAAAATGAGCCGCCCTGCGCGGTGACGCGCTCCCTCATGCCGGTCAATCCGAAGCCTGTCGCCGTTCCTTCCGCAATTCCCTGCCCGTCATCCTGGACGGAAAGCCGGATCCCGCGTGGTCCCCCGGCCGGATCGCCGCATTCCTCCACCTCGACCCGGATCCGCTGCGCCCGGGCATGGCGGACGGCGTTGGTCAGACCCTCCTGCGCACAGCGATAGAGGGTGAGATCGATGCTGTCGCCGTAGCTGTGGGCCAGCTTGCCGGTCGCGAACTCGAAGGCACATCCGGGCGCCAGCCGCTCGAACTCGGACAGGAGGCCGGCAATGGCGTCCGACAGGGGGACGTGCCCCAACGCCATCGGGCGCACGGTCTTGAGCAGGCGGCGATTGGTCGTCTCGATCCGTTCGCCGATCTCCCGCAACGTGCCGGCACGGTCACGCACCGCACCGCCGATGTCGGGGGGCAGCTGCTCCGCGAAGCGCGCGAGCGATGCCACATTCGCCTTCAGGCTGAAGAGGCAGGGACCGAACTCGTCGTGAAGCTCGATGGCGAGTTGCCGGCGCTCGTTGTCCTGCACCGCGACCAGGCGTCGGTTCAGACGCACATTGTCCGCCTGCGCACCGGCAAGCGACGAGGCGAGCGCGTTGAAGCGGCCGATGATGTCCGCCAGCTCCCGAATTCTCGGCAGCGGCAGGCGGTAATGGAAATGCCCCTGTTCCAGTTCACGAAAGCCGGCGGCGACGCGAAGTAGGGGATTGAGCAACTGCCCCAGCACGAGGTGCAGCACCCCGATGACGAGGAGATTGACGACCAGCGCGACCAGTGCCAGGTCGGACATGTCGTCCCACACCTCGGTGATCTCGTCGGACGCTTCGCTGGCGATGGTCACCGCCCCGATCTTCCGGCCGTCCGAAAAGACAGGGACTTCGCGGCTTGGAACGTCGACTCCGACCAGCGCGGCGAACCAGTCCGGGGCGCGGCGCTCCCGCGGCACGGAATGGGCAGGCGCGGACCGGGAATGCCACACCGGCTCCCCCTGGGCGGTCGTCGTGACGATGCGGACATGCCTTTGGCCGCCCATTTGAAGCGGGAGATCCTGCAGCCTTGCGCGGCCCGGGGTTGTTCGCCCGAGGTCCTCGACAGCCGTGTGCACCAGCCGCTCGGCCAGTTCCATCGACGCGCCGATCTCGACCAGCGTCGCCCGCCGCGCGTTGTAGACGATGAGCAGCGACACCGCGACGCAGGCCAGCAGATTGATGAGGACGAAGGCCGACAGGATCTGGCCACGGATGGTGCGTTGGAACCAGAGCAGGCGGATCAGCCTGGCCGCGGCCGATTCCCTGCGGTGCGGCACGGCAGTACCAGCGGTCCGCAAGGGGCGATAGGACGCGCCGGAACCATCCTTGACGCCGACATCAGCCATTCTCATCCAACCTTCCCAATGACGGGGCGCCCTCCGCCGGATTTCCGAATCGCCTTCTTGTCCGGCGGTTCAGGTGCAGTGCAGAAAGACCCAAGGGCATGGTGACGCCGCGCTGGCCGGGCAGCCGTCCCGGCATGGCCGAACTCCAGGGATCGCGAACTGTGAAGCCATCCGGAGTGTGAACGAGCGTCGGCGGAAGCCGCAAATGCTCTTTTGGCGAATTATCGGCATAGCTGATGATCGTATATGGGGAGGCAGAGCAACGACCGCCGCCGGCGTGGTGGAACGGGGGCTCACCGGGGCGGCCTGGCCGCCTTCCCCCTGAGTGCCGCCAGCGCGTCGCGATGATCCAGGCCGGCGCTGCGAAGGTAGAAATAATGCTGGCAATCCTCGCCGAACCGCCGCTTGGACCCGCGCCCTGCAACGCCCCCTGCAACGCCCCCTGCCCCGCCGGCACCGAGCGACAGGAACCCCTCGATGAGGCTGTCGGTGCCTTCCGCCATGCCACGTCCGGCCAGCATCTCCTGAAGCTGCACGACACGGTTGGCGATCATGCGCGGCGTCTCGTCATAGGCATGGTCGGCCCGGACCAGGAGCGCGTGGAACGACGCGACGGATGGGGCGGACAAGGACAGGTCGGCATGTGCCGACCGGCTGGCCAGCCATTGCTCCGGCGGTGTGCGGTCATTCGCATCGAGCCAGCCCTTGTTCGCCATCGACGATGTGGGCAGCGCTTCCGCCGGCGCCCCCGTCTCTTCTACCCCGGTCTCCCCCGCCTTGCTGTCCTCCGCACCGGAGTTCCCGTCGGATTGAGCATCGCAGGCAACGGTTGCCGACAGAAGCACGGCCAGCACCACGCCGGATCGCACCCTTGCATCAAGGATCCTGCACGGCACGCCCGTCTCCTTTCCCTGCGGTCGTCGGCAGCAGGATGGCCGCCGCCTTTCGCAGCTATGGGGATCGCCATCGCCTGACGCAATCACCCGCCATGACTCCCGCAAAGAGGAGATCATTATTGCCAAATCTTCCCGGTCGGATTTGCCAGTCTTCCTCAAGACAGGATTGTTGGTCGGTGAAACAATCCGGTACTGGGCAGGGCTGCCGACGCATCGCAAACGCAGGGGCCGAAACGGCGGCTGGCGCGAAGGCCATGGCTGCGCACCACACCGGGCGGGTCTTCGCGAGCCCACCGCCCTGTCGAAGAATAATATCGGAGGGAACGTTGATGAACCGCTTCCTGACGTCGTTGCCCATTGTGGCACTCACGGCGACCATCACCGCAGGAGGGCAGCTTGGCGCGATCACACCGGCTCTGGCGAACCAGACGCTGGTCCAACTGTCCGAAAGTGACCAGAACTGGGTCATGCCGGGAAAGAACTATAATTCCGACAATTTCAGCAAGCTTGGCCAGATCAATTCCGACAACGTCAAGCAGTTGCGTGCCGCCTGGTCCTTTTCGACGGGCGTCCTGAACGGCCACGAGGGCGCGCCGCTGGTCGTGGACGGCAAGATGTACGTCCACGGTGCGTTCCCGAACACCACCTTCGCGCTCGATCTGAAAGACCCCAGCCGCATCCTGTGGCAGCACAAGCCCAAGCAGGATCCGGTCGCTCGCTCCGTCGCCTGCTGCGACATCGTCAACCGCGGCCTCGCCTATTGGCCCGGCGACGGCCGCGTCCCGCCGCTGATCCTCAAGACGCAGCTCGACGGCCATGTCGTCGCCCTCAACGCGACCACCGGCGAGGAATACTGGAAGATCGAGAATTCGGATATCAAGGTCGGCTCGACGCTGACCATCGCCCCCTATGTGGTGAAGGATCTGGTGATCATCGGCTCTTCGGGTGCCGAACTCGGCGTCCGCGGCTATGTGACGGCCTACGACGTGAAGACCGGCTCCATGGCCTGGCGCGCCTTCGCCACCGGCTCCGACGAAGCCATGCTGATCGGCGACGATTTCAATGCCAGCAATCCCCATTACGGCCAGAAGGGGCTCGGCCTCCAGACATGGGAAGGCGATGCGTGGAAGATCGGCGGCGGAACCAACTGGGGATGGTACGCCTACGATCCGGGCGTCGATCTCCTCTATTACGGAACCGGCAATCCGGCGCCCTGGAACGAGACGATGCGGCCGGGCGACAACAAATGGACCATGACCATTTTCGCCCGCGAGGCCAGCAGCGGTAAGGCCAAGTTCGGATACCAGAAGACACCGCACGACGAATGGGACTATGCCGGCGTCAACGTGATGATGCTGAGCGAGCAGAAGGACAAGGCGGGCAAGACGCGCAAGCTGCTGACGCATCCCGACCGCAACGGCATCGTCTATACCCTCGACCGCACGAACGGCGAACTGGTCTCCGCGGACAAGATCGACGACACGGTGAACGTCTTCACCCATGTCGACCTGAAGACCGGCGTGCCGGTGCGCAATCCCGAATATGCGACCCGCATGGACCATACCGGCCGGGACATCTGTCCGTCGGCGATGGGCTACCATAACCAGGGGCATGATTCCTACGATCCGAACAAGCAGCTCTTCTTCATGGGCATCAACCACATCTGCATGGATTGGGAGCCCTTCATGCTGCCCTACCGGGCCGGCCAGTTCTTCGTCGGCGCGACGCTGAACATGTATCCAGGCCCCAAGGGCGACCGCCAGGGCTTTGAGGGGCTCGGGCAGATCAAGGCCTACAACTCTATCACCGGCGAATTCAAATGGGAGAAGATGGAGCGTTTCGCCGTCTGGGGCGGCACGCTCGCCACCGCCGGCAACCTCGTCTTCTACGGAACCCTCGACGGCTTCATCAAGGCGCGCCACAGCGACTCCGGCGAGCTGTTGTGGAAATTCAAGCTGCCTTCGGGCGTGATCGGCTATCCCATCACCTATGAGCATGCCGGCACCCAGTATGTGGCGATCATGTACGGGGTCGGGGGCTGGCCCGGGGTCGGGCTGGTGTTCGATCTCCAGGATCCGACCGCCGGGCTCGGCGCGGTGGGTGCCTTCAAGAACCTGCAGCACTACACGCAGATGGGCGGCGGCGTGATGGTCTTCTCGCTGAACGGCCAGAGCCCCTTCGACAACGTCAGCGTCGGCGAATACGGCGGCTGATACAGGCGGCCGATACGGGCGGCGGGATCGGTCGAACGCCGCCCGCGAGCGCCGCCCGATTTGCCGCCCGAGCCCGATTGCCATCCGAGATGGAGTGCATCCGACGATGACCCGTGTCCTCATCAACGAACCAGGGCCTCCCCGACCGGCTCCGGGCCGATCGACCTCACGCATTGACCGGCATGTCCTTGCCTTGGCCCTGCCCCTTGCAACTGCCGCGATCGCCCTTTCCCTTCCCCTGTCGTCGGCAGCCCTCGCGGCAGCCCCCGCGGATCCTCCGGCGCTGCGGGTCTGCGCCTCCAAGGGTGCCGCGCCCTATGCGGCCGTCGACGGAAGCGGCTTCGAGAACCGCATCGCCGCCATCGTCGCCGGGGCCATGAACCGCAAGGCGGAATTCGTCTGGACCGACAAGCCGGCGATCTTCCTGGTGCGCGACATGCTCGACAAGGGCGCCTGCGACGTCATGATCGGGATCGACGACGGCGATCCGCGGGTGCTCACCACCACCCCTTACTACCGCACCGGCTATGCCTTCATCACCCGCGCCGACAGCGACCTGAAGCTTACCAACTGGTCCGATGACGACCTCGCGCGCGTGCGGCGCATCGCCTACCAGTTCCACTCGCCGTCCGAGGAGATGCTCAAGCAGACCGGCCTCTACGAGGACAACCTGATCTATCAATATTCCCTCATCAACTTCACCGACCGCCGCAACCAATATACCCAGGTTCCGGGAGACGTCCTCGTCTCGGAAGTGGCCAAGGGGGCGGCGGATGTCGCGGTCGCCTTCGCGCCGGACGTGGCGCGCTACGTGAAGGCGTCCAGCGTTCCGCTGCGGATGACGATGATCGACCGCAACGGCATGACCGCGGCCGGCAAGCTCGTGCCGCAGCAGTTCGACCAGTCGATGGCCGTGCGCAAGGACGATGCCGCGCTGCGCTCCGAACTCGATGCAGCGATTGCCAAGGTGCGTCCGCAGATCGCGGCGATCCTGCGCGAGGAGGGCATTCCTCCGATGGAACCGGGGCTCGGGCAATGATTGCGCCCGGCATCCCACCCGGCATCCCGCCGACCAGCCATGGCTGCCTTGGGAGCGACAAAGCGGAATGAACAGAAAGACCATCCTGCGAATCGCCCTCGGCAGCCTTCTCGGCGCCGTGGGAACCTGGGGAGCCCAGGCGGCCCTGACCTTCAACAACACGGTCACCGGAGAGGTGCTGGACCTGAGCCACGGGCTGCCGGAAGGCCGGGACACGCCGGCCGTGAAGACCTTCCTGGAAACCGGAAACAATCCCTACAACGAGAATGCGTCCTGCCTGCCCGTCGGTGCCGAAATCTTCCTGTCGGCCTGCTCCGGCTGCCATGGGCATGTGGCCGAAGGCAAGATCGGGCCCGGGCTCAACGACGATTACTGGACCTACCCGAAGAACACCACGGACAAGGGATTGTTCGAGACGGTGTTCGGCGGCGCGCAGGGGCAAATGGGGCCGCAGTACGGGTCGTTGTCGCTCAACGACATCCTGCTGGTGATGGCGTGGGTCCGGCATGTCTACACCGGCCCTCCGGGCGGAGCGGAGTGGCTCAGCGAAGACCAGCGCCGCGCCTTCAAGCCCTATTCGTCGGCGCGGGTGGAAACGGCACAGGCCCCCGCCGAGCCCGGCCAATGCCGGGCAGCGGTGAATTGATGCGGTCGAGCCGATGCAGTCGAACCGGCCTGGACCGGACAACGGCTGGACCGGACAGCGCGTGGAACCATGGAGGCGGCCCGTCCGGC includes these proteins:
- a CDS encoding MipA/OmpV family protein — encoded protein: MTVAVQMAAGSAAAQGRPPAEWSFMLGGGALYVPDYEGSNDYKVLPVPIVELSWRDRVRVTTRGGPGIYASPVMTDSLKVELGVRYDFGRDQDDNDALKGLGDIEGGAVAVARLGYEVGPVDLGLEVARDLGGDRDGLMARAEAEYAIRLLDGRARFSVTPYVTWADDNYMGSSFGITAAQAARSARRYARYDAEGGFKDAGIAVGIGYTITDSIHAMGRVGYQRLLGDAADSPLVKREGSPDQFSGLLGVSYRW
- a CDS encoding response regulator transcription factor, with the protein product MRILLVEDDPLIGDAIRARLTRAGMTVDWLENGASLDGVTEMDAFDLMVLDLGLPDRDGLEILREQREGGHGLPILILSARYELDSRVRGLDLGADDYLVKPFAMEELMARCRALARRRGDRRSEVLQYRDLRIDPAAFAVQRGGENIALTPKAFALLRLFIENQGRVLTRHALEEHLYGWSGEAESNTLEVFVSQIRRKLGPDLIQTIRGVGYMLPKD
- a CDS encoding sensor histidine kinase, with amino-acid sequence MPSIRKRLQRRLAWLIAAVWVPASVLIVAAVALEYKESFHARTAHTAQLMLALASTQPAAPAVFPVFKQQHDPDFDLDDYLVVISRNGQLLYASETLPPQELLAVPMEGKAQIGNALRLLHGFEDERTGTRVVIGVDVYEPLMSSLQVAGLVAGYVLCATVLVALALTFGIRSGLKPLGAFATQVRDRSEENLAPLDEAEAPSELRGVAQALNGLMARLQLVLDRERDFVSNAAHELRTPLTAIRAQVEALDGELPEHVQPRFDNILEATNRSSRLIAQLLDVTRSQSLDLTGDPGSRIDLVEFAQSVVAGLVPAANRRKVEITLDSPRSAAVMTRPDLLAIVLRNLVENAVKYAASPGRVVVTVIGGEPGMTDLLVEDDGPGLSVEAFERAFERFQRLGRSGGDGVGLGLSIVAELCLRMGVPVDRLEPGTLGGLHVRLRLPAAPPPPDRRTSHYG
- a CDS encoding response regulator, with protein sequence MTRVLLIDDHPMVLQGCRCVLQDAHVQDIHEAGDAVAGYRAYRRCRPDMVVIDLALHGNGLGGFALIRRIRVHDSRTSILVFSMHGDAVIVSRALEAGANGYLLKDTAPEDFLAAFQAVRRGQPYLSHQLAMQVATLGMRSRENMIGTVTPRELQTMALIADGKSYGQIADELGVSYKTVVNTCSQLKVKLGAHNLPELMRMSIEFLSSSPSRRPGSLVRHVA
- a CDS encoding ATP-binding protein produces the protein MRMADVGVKDGSGASYRPLRTAGTAVPHRRESAAARLIRLLWFQRTIRGQILSAFVLINLLACVAVSLLIVYNARRATLVEIGASMELAERLVHTAVEDLGRTTPGRARLQDLPLQMGGQRHVRIVTTTAQGEPVWHSRSAPAHSVPRERRAPDWFAALVGVDVPSREVPVFSDGRKIGAVTIASEASDEITEVWDDMSDLALVALVVNLLVIGVLHLVLGQLLNPLLRVAAGFRELEQGHFHYRLPLPRIRELADIIGRFNALASSLAGAQADNVRLNRRLVAVQDNERRQLAIELHDEFGPCLFSLKANVASLARFAEQLPPDIGGAVRDRAGTLREIGERIETTNRRLLKTVRPMALGHVPLSDAIAGLLSEFERLAPGCAFEFATGKLAHSYGDSIDLTLYRCAQEGLTNAVRHARAQRIRVEVEECGDPAGGPRGIRLSVQDDGQGIAEGTATGFGLTGMRERVTAQGGSFSISGSPGGGTRLAVAVPLDEDECVPTTSASSRGAGL
- a CDS encoding methanol/ethanol family PQQ-dependent dehydrogenase; the encoded protein is MNRFLTSLPIVALTATITAGGQLGAITPALANQTLVQLSESDQNWVMPGKNYNSDNFSKLGQINSDNVKQLRAAWSFSTGVLNGHEGAPLVVDGKMYVHGAFPNTTFALDLKDPSRILWQHKPKQDPVARSVACCDIVNRGLAYWPGDGRVPPLILKTQLDGHVVALNATTGEEYWKIENSDIKVGSTLTIAPYVVKDLVIIGSSGAELGVRGYVTAYDVKTGSMAWRAFATGSDEAMLIGDDFNASNPHYGQKGLGLQTWEGDAWKIGGGTNWGWYAYDPGVDLLYYGTGNPAPWNETMRPGDNKWTMTIFAREASSGKAKFGYQKTPHDEWDYAGVNVMMLSEQKDKAGKTRKLLTHPDRNGIVYTLDRTNGELVSADKIDDTVNVFTHVDLKTGVPVRNPEYATRMDHTGRDICPSAMGYHNQGHDSYDPNKQLFFMGINHICMDWEPFMLPYRAGQFFVGATLNMYPGPKGDRQGFEGLGQIKAYNSITGEFKWEKMERFAVWGGTLATAGNLVFYGTLDGFIKARHSDSGELLWKFKLPSGVIGYPITYEHAGTQYVAIMYGVGGWPGVGLVFDLQDPTAGLGAVGAFKNLQHYTQMGGGVMVFSLNGQSPFDNVSVGEYGG
- the moxJ gene encoding methanol oxidation system protein MoxJ codes for the protein MTRVLINEPGPPRPAPGRSTSRIDRHVLALALPLATAAIALSLPLSSAALAAAPADPPALRVCASKGAAPYAAVDGSGFENRIAAIVAGAMNRKAEFVWTDKPAIFLVRDMLDKGACDVMIGIDDGDPRVLTTTPYYRTGYAFITRADSDLKLTNWSDDDLARVRRIAYQFHSPSEEMLKQTGLYEDNLIYQYSLINFTDRRNQYTQVPGDVLVSEVAKGAADVAVAFAPDVARYVKASSVPLRMTMIDRNGMTAAGKLVPQQFDQSMAVRKDDAALRSELDAAIAKVRPQIAAILREEGIPPMEPGLGQ
- the moxG gene encoding cytochrome c(L), periplasmic, with the translated sequence MNRKTILRIALGSLLGAVGTWGAQAALTFNNTVTGEVLDLSHGLPEGRDTPAVKTFLETGNNPYNENASCLPVGAEIFLSACSGCHGHVAEGKIGPGLNDDYWTYPKNTTDKGLFETVFGGAQGQMGPQYGSLSLNDILLVMAWVRHVYTGPPGGAEWLSEDQRRAFKPYSSARVETAQAPAEPGQCRAAVN